The following proteins are encoded in a genomic region of Anabas testudineus chromosome 13, fAnaTes1.2, whole genome shotgun sequence:
- the qpctla gene encoding glutaminyl-peptide cyclotransferase-like a, with product MSRSSRRYKPLQQSNGSGSFPSWTRVRMPRARVLLLCLLGVLVLAVVLGVYLSSDTTSGPVNHMPAADLTKDRLSHKPSKCSPAQIRRLASQVDGTRLWETHLRPILIERLPGTQGSLAVQQHITSTLSSLSAAWSIDLDSFQSSTPRGQVAFTNIVATLEPSVPRRLLLACHYDSKALPPDPRAPEKVFLGASDSAVPCAMILELATSLDAQLRSFKQQKLPVTLQLVFFDGEESFEEWTATDSLYGSRHLAERMANTAHPAGSSHATMLQAVDLFVLLDLLGGPDPLIANHFDNTARWFDRLIAAEKRLHRQGLLMSHPSEQTYFRKDVYFGPVQDDHIPFLHKGVPVLHVIATPFPQFWHTLDDTEENMHRPTVENLTKIMAVFVSEYLGL from the exons ATGTCCAGGTCCAGTCGGCGCTACAAGCCTCTGCAGCAGAGCAACGGCAGCGGATCTTTCCCCAGCTGGACCCGGGTACGGATGCCCCGTGCCCGGGTGCTGCTGCTATGTCTCCTCGGGGTCCTGGTGCTGGCTGTGGTGCTGGGAGTCTACCTGTCCAGTGACACCACCAGTGGACCTGTGAACCATATGCCAGCTGCAGATCTGACTAAAGACAGG ttgTCCCACAAACCCAGCAAGTGCTCTCCAGCTCAAATCCGTCGTCTGGCCTCTCAGGTGGATGGGACTCGTCTGTGGGAGACTCACCTAAGGCCCATCCTCATAGAGAGACTCCCAGGGACACAAGGCAGCCTGGCCGTacaacag CACATCACGTCCACACTGTCCTCGCTCTCTGCTGCCTGGTCCATAGACCTGGACTCCTTCCAGTCTTCTACCCCTCGTGGCCAGGTCGCCTTCACTAACATCGTTGCCACTCTGGAACCCTCAGTCCCTCGGAGGCTGCTCCTGGCCTGCCACTATGACTCCAAGGCCCTGCCTCCTGACCCCCGCGCCCCAGAGAAGGTGTTTTTGGGGGCCAGTGACTCTGCAGTGCCCTGTGCTATGATCCTGGAGCTTGCCACGTCTCTAGATGCCCAGCTTAGATCATTCAAACAGCAG AAACTTCCAGTAACTcttcagcttgtgttttttgACGGCGAGGAGTCGTTTGAAGAATGGACGGCTACGGACTCACTGTACGGCTCTCGTCACCTGGCCGAACGCATGGCCAACACAGCTCACCCTGCAGGGTCATCACACGCCACCATGCTGCAGGCTGTG GACCTGTTTGTGCTGCTAGACCTCCTTGGTGGTCCTGATCCACTGATTGCGAACCACTTTGACAACACGGCACGCTGGTTCGACCGCCTGATTGCTGCGG AAAAGAGACTCCATCGACAGGGTCTTTTGATGTCTCACCCCTCAGAGCAGACGTATTTTAGGAAGGATGTTTACTTTGGACCTGTGCAGGACGACCACATCCCCTTCCTTCACAAAG GGGTCCCCGTGCTACATGTCATCGCCACTCCCTTCCCACAGTTCTGGCACACGCTGGACGACACAGAGGAGAACATGCACCGTCCCACTGTGGAGAACTTGACTAAGATcatggctgtgtttgtgtctgaataCCTGGGTTtgtga
- the LOC113167697 gene encoding ribonucleoside-diphosphate reductase large subunit, with amino-acid sequence MHVIKRDGRQERVMFDKITSRIQKLCYGLNSDFVDPAQITMKVIQGLYSGVTTVELDTLAAEIAATLTTKHPDYAILAARIAVSNLHKETKKVFSDVMEDLYNYVNPLNTRHSPMISRQTLDIVLENKDRLNSAIIYDRDFSYNFFGFKTLERSYLLKINSKVAERPQHMLMRVAVGIHGEDIDAAIETYNLLSEKWFTHASPTLFNAGTNRPQLSSCFLLAMKDDSIEGIYDTLKQCALVSKSAGGIGVAVSCIRSTGSYIAGTNGNSNGLVPMLRVYNNTARYVDQGGNKRPGAFAMYLEPWHFDVFDFLELKKNTGKEEQRARDLFYALWIPDLFMKRVESNQDWSLMCPNECPGLDECWGEEFEELYTKYEKEGRVKRVVKAQQLWYAIIESQTETGTPYMLYKDACNRKSNQQNLGTIKCSNLCTEIVEYTSKDEVAVCNLASIALNMYVTPERTFDFKKLADVTKVIVRNLNKIIDINYYPVPEAETSNKRHRPIGIGVQGLADAFILMRYPFESPEAQLLNIQIFETIYYASLEASCELAAEFGPYETYEGSPVSKGILQYDMWEKTPTDLLDWKLLKEKIAKHGVRNSLLLAPMPTASTAQILGNNESIEAYTSNIYTRRVLSGEFQIVNPHLLKDLTERGLWSEEMKNKLIAHNGSIQDIDEIPHDLKQLYKTVWEISQKTILKMAADRGAYIDQSQSLNIHIAEPNYGKLTSMHFYGWKQGLKTGMYYLRTKPAANPIQFTLNKEKLKEVQATKASEQEIKERNTAAMVCSLENRDECLMCGS; translated from the exons ATGCATGTCATCAAGAGAG atGGACGCCAAGAGCGCGTCATGTTCGACAAAATCACCTCTCGTATCCAGAAGCTTTGCTATGGGCTGAACTCTGACTTTGTGGACCCGGCCCAGATTACGATGAAGGTGATCCAGGGTCTGTACAGTGGTGTCACTACGGTGGAGCTCGACACCCTGGCGGCAGAGATTGCCGCCACCCTCACCACTAAACACCCCGACTATGCCATCCTTGCAGCACGGATCGCGGTCTCAAACCTGCACAAAGAGACCAAGAAGGTGTTCAGTGACGTGATGGAGGATCTGTACAACTACGTTAACCCTCTGAACACACGTCACTCCCCCATGATCTCCAGGCAGACCCTTGACATTGTCCTGGAGAACAAAGACCGCCTCAACTCGGCCATCATTTATGACAGAGACTTCTCCTACAACTTCTTTGGATTCAAGACTCTGGAGCGGTCCTACCTGTTGAAGATCAACAGCAAAGTGGCAGAGCGGCCGCAGCACATGCTCATGAGGGTGGCCGTTGGAATCCATGGAGAGGACATTGATGCAGCCATTGAAACCTACAACCTGCTGTCAGAGAAATGGTTCACTCACGCCTCTCCTACACTCTTCAATGCAGGGACCAACAGGCCGCAGCTGTCCAGCTGCTTCCTGCTCGCCATGAAGGATGACAGCATCGAAGGCATTTATGACACGCTAAAGCAGTGTGCCCTCGTCTCCAAGTCAGCTGGAGGAATCGGTGTGGCTGTCAGCTGCATCAGATCAACAGGGAGCTACATTGCCGGCACCAATGGAAATTCAAACGGTCTCGTCCCCATGCTGAGAGTTTACAACAACACGGCACGTTATGTTGACCAAGGTGGCAACAAGAGACCCGGAGCCTTCGCCATGTACCTGGAGCCCTGGCACTTCGATGTGTTCGACTTCCTGGAGCTGAAGAAGAACACCGGCAAGGAGGAGCAGAGAGCCAGAGATCTTTTCTACGCCTTATGGATCCCTGACTTGTTCATGAAGAGAGTGGAGAGCAACCAGGACTGGTCTCTGATGTGTCCCAACGAGTGCCCCGGGCTGGACGAGTGCTGGGGGGAGGAGTTTGAGGAGCTCTACACCAAATACgagaaggaggggagggtgAAGCGAGTGGTGAAGGCTCAGCAGCTGTGGTATGCAATTATCGAGTCCCAGACAGAGACCGGCACGCCATACATGCTGTACAAAGACGCCTGTAACAGGAAGAGCAACCAGCAGAATCTGGGCACCATCAAGTGCAGCAACCTCTGCACAGAAATCGTTGAATACACCAGCAAAGATGAGGTAGCGGTCTGTAATCTGGCTTCCATCGCTCTCAACATGTACGTCACCCCTGAGCGGACTTTTGACTTTAAAAAACTGGCCGATGTGACCAAAGTTATCGTCAGGAACCTGAACAAGATCATAGACATTAACTACTATCCAGTACCTGAGGCCGAGACGTCCAACAAGCGTCACCGGCCAATAGGGATCGGGGTCCAGGGTTTGGCAGATGCCTTTATCCTCATGCGTTACCCCTTTGAAAGCCCAGAGGCTCAGCTGCTCAACATACAGATTTTTGAGACCATCTACTATGCTTCTCTGGAGGCGAGTTGCGAGCTGGCTGCCGAGTTCGGCCCGTACGAGACGTACGAAGGTTCTCCAGTCAGTAAGGGCATCCTCCAGTACGACATGTGGGAGAAGACGCCGACCGACCTGTTGGACTGGAAGCTGCTGAAGGAGAAGATTGCAAAGCACGGTGTGAGGAACAGCCTGCTGCTGGCCCCGATGCCCACAGCCTCCACCGCTCAGATCCTGGGCAACAACGAGTCCATCGAAGCCTACACAAGCAACATCTACACGCGCAGGGTGCTCTCTGGAGAGTTTCAGATCGTTAATCCTCACTTGCTCAAAGACCTGACGGAGAGAGGACTGTGGAGCGAGGAGATGAAGAACAAGTTGATCGCTCACAATGGATCCATCCAG GACATTGATGAGATTCCACACGACTTGAAGCAGCTCTATAAAACCGTGTGGGAAATCTCCCAGAAGACCATACTCAAGATGGCTGCCGACCGTGGCGCCTATATCGACCAGAGCCAGTCCCTGAACATTCACATCGCAGAGCCGAACTATGGCAAACTGACCAGTATGCACTTCTATGGCTGGAAACAA GGTCTGAAGACGGGCATGTACTACCTGAGGACGAAGCCTGCTGCTAACCCCATCCAATTCACCCTGAATAAGGAGAAGCTGAAGGAGGTGCAGGCGACCAAAGCGTCAGAGCAGGAGATCAAGGAGCGAAACACTGCAGCCATGGTTTGTTCTCTGGAGAACAGAGACGAGTGCCTCATGTGTGGATCTTAA
- the six9 gene encoding SIX homeobox 9: protein MMIFTAEQVACVCEVLLQSGCMDRLAGFLRTLPPASSSSSSSSSPCPWELESVLKAKAAVAFHQGRFSDLYTLLEGFPFSPHSHPLLQQLWLRAHYIEAERQRGRPLGAVGKYRVRRRFPLPHTIWDGEETSYCFKEKSRSVLRGWYHLKPYPSTREKRELAAATGLTPTQVSNWFKNRRQRDRTTDSTGFLAVGGPSGHYHSSDISLSPPGSPQYCCPPPLSHPPPPLRHMCGGFI from the exons ATGATGATCttcacagcagagcaggtggCTTGTGTCTGCGAGGTCCTGCTGCAGAGTGGTTGTATGGATCGTCTCGCTGGCTTCCTCCGCActcttcctcctgcttcctcctcctcctcctcctcctcctctccctgcccTTGGGAACTGGAAAGCGTGCTCAAGGCTAAAGCTGCAGTAGCCTTTCACCAGGGGCGCTTCTCTGACCTCTACACCCTGCTCGAGGGCTTCCCTTTCTCCCCACACAGCCACccactgctgcagcagctgtggctCCGAGCCCACTACATTGAGGCCGAGAGGCAGAGGGGCCGACCCTTGGGAGCTGTGGGGAAGTATCGTGTAAGAAGAAGGTTTCCTCTACCACACACCATCTGGGACGGGGAGGAGACGAGCTACTGCTTCAAA GAGAAATCCCGCAGCGTGCTGCGGGGCTGGTACCACCTCAAGCCGTATCCCTCCACTCGGGAGAAGCGAGAGCTCGCTGCAGCCACCGGCCTGACCCCCACGCAGGTCAGCAACTGGTTCAAGAACCGCAGGCAGAGGGACAGGACCACCGACAGCACCGG CTTCCTGGCAGTTGGAGGACCCTCAGGCCACTATCATTCCTCTGACATCAGCCTTTCACCTCCAGGCAGCCCACAGTACTGCtgccctccacctctctctcatCCACCACCTCCTCTACGTCACATGTGTGGAGGCTTCATCTGA